The following proteins are co-located in the Perca fluviatilis chromosome 22, GENO_Pfluv_1.0, whole genome shotgun sequence genome:
- the LOC120552706 gene encoding rab effector MyRIP: MGRKLDLSGLTEDEAEHVLKVVQRDMKLRKKEEERLSEMKQELAEEGSRCSILSKQHRFNEHCCIRCCAPFTFLLNPKRLCLDCQYNVCKTCCTYNKRDKAWLCSACQKGRVLRTQSLEWYYNNVKSRFKRFGSAKVLKTLYRKHIIERGAFSDLPESSVHEGSTGNDNDGSICGSDSAFYKQSEGHSMAETLTVALRVAEEAIEEAIAKAEEFSDSLEKQNEARYLQDHKEELIEELATTIVQKIIQRRRRSEMHTEYDFVWPQPQSLIQSSELPSPSQPQASSQGPQDPVKTSNSLWRSRSAFSLTSDDSPEKGPDEEEAGAGGGLQEYASLKREGKATSLPSWKSVDRLDNSSASSVLQSPDGNWIALHSSQMSRPSLLTKRKSLVFSVLEKESGVVSAYDEMGSDSEEDDKGGWGAALRQFRRKLSDETYYTDSQHDPEWTYTQHLPITSPSSGQYTNTETVNSDSEASSVLSACPRKPPHNLLKKKGPPDTHLHPHHQPLYQQHLHQNLSPYRLHSEALDVNFNPKVMGDSSEAEERQSDPIRRSRRRRKSKRESSTEQSKAGGQSHTQSFYPLVQENSGFLLNALLKRGLSEEQSVPDTTPMATTAPDAFKLDAVTPEPDDLDTVAPNSAALSPPQPHALAPGSQQSPSISGPGDPLEEELRSRLSQLVSRANSKDSSSSEEECTKQTDKGSDRQREKMRPKDTERERQKGSDRLRDRTGSKEREKVCETVEQVNGQVVKRSERLIKSPSVREEGRGRERRLEMGVECLEENVGDREKKRGENREPNRQSKRQHKRDVEKEAGQKGRVRRSGSSTSSPAITPTSQERTLSDSQDSEQNDLEQQQRLQLLSSLLQQRKTELLQLCSITTEVLKVLNATEELISEAGGESYTPSESMSASPISNSSETRRLDQRLTKMEENVYLAAGAVYGLEGALGDLEQCARGIESGTSDTELAFLEDQVATAAAQVQQSELQISNIEARISALKTAGLNVTVCNHFSKFKPKAKPQTLDSSRHQRRKLPAPPLREKLEPELQVKVFSAIVTVSSITCPSGPLQSPRDGGPVSSSALTQCASQLQAKQGPTPAPATYQALSQAPLSVSPNASQKR; this comes from the exons GGTTTTAAGGACACAGTCGCTTGAATGGTATTATAACAATGTGAAGAGTCGCTTCAAGAGGTTCGGGAGCGCCAAGGTTTTGAAGACTCTGTACAGAAAGCATATTATAGAGAGAGGAGCGTTCTCTGATCTCCCAG AAAGCAGTGTTCACGAGGGAAGCACCGGCAACGACAATGATGGCAGCATCTGTGGCAGCGACTCCGCCTTCTACAAACAGAGTGAAG GACACAGTATGGCAGAGACGCTCACAGTCGCCCTGCGTGTTGCTGAGGAGGCTATAGAGGAGGCCATCGCTAAGGCAGAGGAATTCAGTGACAGCTTG GAAAAGCAGAATGAGGCTCGGTATCTGCAGGACCACAAAGAGGAGCTCATAGAAGAACTCGCCACAACAATTGTACAAAAA ATCATCCAGAGGAGGAGGCGTTCAGAGATGCACACAGAGTATGACTTTGTCTGGCCTCAGCCTCAGTCCCTGATCCAGTCCAGTGAACTCCCCTCTCCGTCTCAGCCTCAAGCTTCTTCACAAGGACCGCAGGACCCCGTCAAGACCTCAAACTCCCTCTGG CGGTCGCGGTCCGCGTTCTCCCTCACCAGTGACGACTCCCCGGAGAAGGGTCCAGACGAGGAGGAGGCCGGGGCGGGAGGCGGCTTGCAGGAGTACGCTTCTCTGAAGAGGGAGGGCAAGGCCACGTCTCTACCCAGCTGGAAGAGTGTCGACCGCCTGGACAACTCCA GTGCATCCTCAGTGCTCCAGAGCCCAGACGGTAACTGGATTGCTCTGCACAGCTCACAGATGTCCCGGCCCAGCCTGCTAACCAAGAGGAAGAGCCTGGTGTTCAGCGTGTTGGAAAAGGAGTCCGGCGTCGTGTCGGCTTACGACGAGATGGGATCCGACTCTGAGGAGGACGACAAAGGCGGCTGGGGTGCAGCGTTGCGACAGTTCCGGCGCAAACTCTCCGACGAGACTTACTACACGGACTCGCAGCACGACCCGGAGTGGACGTACACCCAGCACCTTCCAATTACCTCGCCGTCCTCTGGCCAGTACACCAACACAGAGACTGTCAACTCGGACTCAGAGGCCTCATCAGTGCTGTCTGCATGTCCTCGCAAACCGCCTCACAACCTGCTGAAGAAGAAAGGACCGccggacacacacctgcaccctCATCACCAGCCGCTCTACCAACAACACCTTCACCAGAACCTATCTCCCTATCGTCTCCACTCAGAGGCACTGGATGTCAACTTTAACCCTAAG GTGATGGGAGACAGCAGCGAGGCGGAGGAGAGGCAGAGCGACCCGATCAGAAGATCACGGCGACGCAGGAAAAGCAAGAGAGAGTCGTCAACAGAGCAGAGCAAAGCTGGAGGCCAGAGCCACACACAGTCCTTCTACCCATTAGTACAA GAGAACAGTGGTTTTTTACTCAACGCCCTTCTGAAGAGGGGTCTAAGTGAGGAACAGTCAGTACCTGACACCACGCCAATGGCCACAACTGCACCAGACGCCTTCAAATTAGACGCCGTGACACCCGAGCCAGATGACTTGGACACAGTGGCCCCGAATTCAGCAGCCCTGAGCCCTCCACAGCCCCACGCTCTGGCTCCAGGGTCCCAGCAATCACCCAGCATCTCAGGGCCTGGAGATCCTCTGGAAGAGGAGCTAAGATCCAGACTCAGCCAGCTGGTCAGCCGTGCTAACAGCAAAGACAGCAGCTCATCTGAGGAGGAGTGCACAAAGCAGACAGATAAAGGaagtgacagacagagagagaagatgaGGCCAAAAGACACTGAAAGAGAAAGGCAGAAGGGAAGTGACAGATTAAGAGACAGGACCGGCagtaaagaaagagagaaagtgtgtgaaaCTGTGGAACAAGTGAATGGACAAGTGGTGAAAAGAAGTGAGAGACTAATAAAGAGTCCTTCagtgagagaggaagggagaggcaGGGAGAGGCGGTTAGAGATGGGAGTGGAATGTTTGGAAGAGAACGTAGGCGACCGGGAGAAAAAGAggggagagaacagagagccAAACAGACAAAGTAAGAGACAACATAAAAGAGATGTGGAGAAAGAAGCAGGACAAAAAGGAAGAGTAAGAAGGAGTGGATCCAGCACAAGTTCACCTGCTATTACACCTACTTCCCAGGAGAGGACGCTGTCAGACAGCCAG gaCTCGGAACAGAATGACTTGGAGCAACAGCAGAGGCTTCAGttgctctcctctctcttaCAGCAG AGAAAAA CAGAACTTCTTCAGCTCTGCAGCATCACCACCGAGGTGCTGAAGGTTTTGAACGCTACAGAGGAGCTGATCAGTGAGGCAGGAGGTGAGAGCTACACCCCATCTGAGTCCATGAGTGCTTCTCCCATCTCCAACAGCTCGGAAACCCGCAGGCTGGACCAGAGGCTGACCAAGATGGAGGAGAAT GTGTACCTGGCTGCTGGTGCTGTGTATGGGCTGGAGGGGGCACTGGGGGACCTGGAGCAGTGTGCCCGCGGTATTGAGAGTGGCACCTCAGACACAGAGCTGGCCTTCCTGGAGGACCAGGTGGCCACCGCAGCCGCTCaggttcagcagtctgagctacag ATTTCAAACATTGAGGCCAGGATATCGGCACTGAAAACCGCTGGGTTGAATGTGACTGTCTGCAATCATTTCTCCAAGTTCAAGCCAAAGGCTAAG CCTCAAACCCTGGACTCATCACGCCATCAAAGGAGGAAGCTTCCAGCCCCTCCACTGAGAG aaaagtTGGAGCCAGAGCTACAGGTGAAAGTGTTTTCGGCCATAGTGACAGTCAGCAGCATAACATGTCCCTCAGGGCCACTTCAGAGCCCCAGGGACGGGGGGCCCGTCTCATCCAGTGCCTTGACCCAGTGTGCCTCCCAGCTGCAGGCCAAACAGGGGCCAACACCCGCCCCAGCGACCTACCAAGCCCTCAGCCAGGCACCGCTGTCTGTCAGTCCAAATGCCTCTCAGAAAAGATGA